The following proteins are encoded in a genomic region of Corylus avellana chromosome ca4, CavTom2PMs-1.0:
- the LOC132178721 gene encoding ureidoglycolate hydrolase, translating into MTLRFPQFPLLLLCFCCSVIIAHRDEDPVTKTMEDFSGYPIDEPHSFFQKSLSLLSVDTESLQKEIDELAAFSDTPAPSVTRILYTEKDVLARRYIKNLMGLSGLSVREDAVGNIFGRWDGHEPELPAVATGSHIDAIPYSGKYDGVVGVLGAIEAINVLQRSGFRPRRSLEVILFTSEEPTRFGISCLGSRLLAGSEVLVEALKTTVDAQNRSFLDAARSAEYAKDQDDLSSVFLKKGTYSAFVELHIEQGPLLEEEGISIGIVTAIAAPASIKLEFEGNGGHAGAVLMPHRNDAGLAAAELALAVEKHVLESGSIDTVGTVGILELHPGAINSIPSKSHLEIDTRDIDEQRRNIVIEKIQHSASKIAIDRGVRLSEFKIINQDPPALAEKTIIGAMEAASKELNLKHKLMISRAYHDSLFMARVSPMGMIFIPCYKGYSHKPEEYASSQDIANGVKVLALTLAKLSLH; encoded by the exons atGACCCTGAGATTCCCTCAATTTCCACTTCTTTTGCTCTGTTTTTGCTGCTCTGTAATCATAGCTCACAGAGATGAAGACCCCGTTACCAAAACCATGGAGGATTTTTCTGGGTACCCAATTGACGAGCCTCACTCTTTCTTCCAAAAATCCTTGTCTTTACTGTCCGTTGATACGGAAAGTTTACAGAAAGAG ATTGATGAACTTGCTGCTTTCTCGGATACACCTGCCCCATCAGTGACTAGGATCCTGTACACTGAGAAGGATGTCTTGGCACGCAG GTATATCAAAAACTTGATGGGCCTCTCTGGTCTCTCTGTCAGGGAGGATGCGGTTGGTAACATATTTGGCCGATG GGATGGCCATGAACCAGAGCTTCCTGCAGTGGCAACAGGTTCTCACATTGATGCAATTCCATACTCTGGAAAGTACGACGGAGTCGTTGGTGTTTTAGGTGCGATAGAAGCCATCAATGTACTACAGAG ATCTGGTTTTAGACCTAGAAGGTCACTGGAAGTTATCTTGTTCACCTCAGAAGAGCCTACACGCTTTGGGATCAGCTGCTTGGGAAG CCGCTTATTGGCAGGAAGTGAGGTACTTGTGGAAGCTCTGAAGACAACAGTTGATGCTCAAAATAGATCCTTTCTAGATGCTGCCAGATCTGCTGAATATGCAAAGGATCAAGATGACTTATCCAGTGTGTTTTTAAAGAAAGGAACTTACTCTGCTTTTGTGGAATTGCATATAGAGCAGGGGCCCCTTCTGGAGGAAGAAG GTATATCTATTGGGATAGTAACTGCCATTGCAGCCCCTGCAAGTataaaattggaatttgaaggCAATGGAGGGCATGCAGGCGCTGTCCTAATGCCACACAG AAATGATGCTGGACTGGCAGCTGCAGAGCTGGCACTGGCTGTTGAGAAACATGTATTAGAATCTGGATCTATCGATACTGTTGGTACAGTTG GTATACTGGAGCTGCATCCTGGAGCAATTAACAGCATCCCAAGTAAATCACACCTGGAAATCG aCACAAGAGACATTGATGAACAGCGAAGAAACATTGTAATTGAGAAGATCCAGCACTCTGCAAGTAAAATAGCAATAGACCGTGGGGTCAGACTATCCGAATTCAAAATCATAAATCAGGACCCACCTGCCCTTGCTGAAAAAACAATAATCGGGGCAATGGAAGCTGCATCAAAAGAGCTAAACCTAAAACACAAGCTGATGATTAGCAGAGCTTACCATGATTCACTGTTTATGGCCAG AGTATCACCAATGGGCATGATATTCATTCCATGTTACAAAG GTTACAGCCACAAGCCTGAAGAATATGCCTCCAGTCAGGATATAGCAAATGGGGTCAAGGTATTAGCTCTGACCCTTGCAAAGTTGTCCCTGCACTGA
- the LOC132179283 gene encoding DNA repair protein XRCC4-like codes for MDSDRHTCLKLQPQQGEPIFVKGTWFHARFDLSISDGLHTWICHASDEEVRERAAQWDQPVPEYVELAERYLGFQQPGSVYRFADAGEGHKRLSWTFEKEGTTLEWRWKCQPSPNSKEITAGILDFLMDANIRLSEEVVRKTQSFERLKVEAEKCIAQSEKINEEKVEFENAIYAKFLGVLNSKKAKLRELRDQISNKKAAGKLPAEEEEDSTDKTESFENGSDDDKSGDEPAKNVIGTSMDVVTGKPRGRKRITRI; via the exons ATGGACTCAGACAGGCATACATGCCTCAAGCTCCAGCCCCAACAGGGCGAGCCCATCTTCGTCAAGGGCACTTGGTTTCACGCCCGATTCGACCTCTCCATCTCCGACGGCCTTCACACCTGGATCTGCCACG CTTCAGATGAGGAGGTGAGAGAGCGCGCGGCCCAGTGGGACCAGCCGGTTCCGGAGTACGTGGAGCTGGCCGAGCGGTACTTAGGGTTTCAGCAGCCCGGATCGGTCTACCGGTTCGCCGATGCCGGAGAAGGCCACAAAAGG TTGTCATGGACTTTTGAGAAGGAAGGCACAACACTGGAATGGCGATGGAAGTGTCAACCATCGCCTAATAGTAAGGAAATTACAGCAGGGATTTTGGACTTCCTCATGGACGCAAACATAAGGCTAAGT GAAGAAGTTGTCAGAAAAACTCAATCATTTGAGAGGCTGAAAGTGGAAGCTGAGAAGTGTATAGCACAGAGTGAGAAAATTAATGAGGAGAAGGTTGAGTTTGAAAATGCAATATATGCAAAG TTTCTTGGGGTCCTGAATTCAAAGAAAGCAAAATTAAGAGAGCTCCGAGACcagatttcaaataaaaaagctGCTGGGAAATTGccagctgaagaggaagaagattCAACTGACAAAACTGAAAGTTTTGAAAATGGAAGTGATGATGACAAAAGTGGGGACGAACCTGCCAAAAATGTTATAGGCACTTCAATGGATGTTGTAACCGGTAAGCCTCGTGGTCGTAAGAGGATTACACGCATTTAA